A window of the Torulaspora globosa chromosome 6, complete sequence genome harbors these coding sequences:
- the FPT1 gene encoding chromatin-associated RNAPIII regulator FPT1 (ancestral locus Anc_1.293), protein MTKSDQEVIYLYARDDHPKVKLTREQEFTGVQDLVEYFHSIQDTFYVEFETSETITENLKLRCISYGGDEFDGSVPFYILEYDEILDSFYVWKSEGQWQLNKLISTLYTDHSIKGSHKFVERVKESSFFEKHPRKELINCVLDKLNVDWSQIDIDQFWIQLDSIVKLDEDAEQNELSFKSLVSMAVLKTRVVENKAHLERAVKQYHKCMRSKDKDVRNQESPEVKADLSPTSSASPSPTYALDNEGEQDDQIVTNFNRHFKLMAEDYETFDLKSWAAFPQRTKKGKSTRKSQPKNCISKVKS, encoded by the coding sequence ATGACGAAGtctgatcaagaagttaTATATCTATATGCCAGAGATGATCACCCCAAAGTTAAGTTAACCCGTGAACAAGAGTTTACCGGAGTGCAAGATTTGGTGGAGTATTTCCATTCGATTCAGGATACTTTCTACGTGGAGTTTGAGACATCAGAGACTATCactgaaaatttgaagTTACGCTGCATCTCTTATGGTGGCGACGAATTCGACGGATCGGTGCCTTTTTATATACTGGAGTATGACGAGATTCTCGATTCGTTTTACGTTTGGAAATCAGAGGGCCAGTGGCAGCTAAATAAGCTGATTTCCACATTGTACACAGACCACTCGATTAAGGGATCGCATAAGTTTGTCGAAAGAGTGAAGGAGAGCTCTTTTTTTGAGAAGCATCCCCGGAaggaattgatcaattgtGTGTTGGACAAGCTAAATGTCGATTGGTCCCAAATCGATATCGATCAGTTTTGGATACAGTTGGACAGTATTGTAAAGCTGGACGAAGACGCGGAGCAGAATGagctctctttcaaaagcttgGTTTCGATGGCAGTGCTGAAAACTAGAGTAGTAGAAAACAAGGCGCATCTTGAGCGCGCTGTTAAGCAGTATCACAAGTGCATGAGAAGTAAAGATAAAGATGTCCGAAATCAGGAGTCTCCGGAGGTCAAAGCAGATCTATCGCCGACTTCTTCCGCTTCGCCGAGCCCTACATATGCACTTGACAATGAAGGCGAGCAAGATGACCAAATAGTCACCAATTTCAATCGTCATTTCAAATTAATGGCCGAGGATTACGAAACATTTGATCTAAAGTCATGGGCTGCCTTCCCCCAAAGAACTAAGAAGGGGAAATCGACACGTAAATCGCAGCCCAAAAATTGCATTTCAAAAGTTAAAAGCTAG
- the NET1 gene encoding Net1p (ancestral locus Anc_1.294) has translation MLKLQIVLEPPSVRNGPIPFGFASSTADSSQVMAAGSLYGSGGPRNADTSLPFPSNFSAANTTLYPSHFAQLKRRKFLHFTRSSNTLLDLSTEIAEKCEKMYPSLTEEIEILSLQDSSGCDLDPDFYVKDVFNIDNTVRVILKNELDIDESAPVSLYRSRKKKKLNNGLGQSQMQSQAPANSAQSLPPASSSSTNGGILQIAKKRASGTIKRHPINSNMRISTPLAHQIYPPPSTNRVASNNSDEEDVAERSFLPPPAQPQSPPIRISSGIEKSKRIRSAMDEDTVSRSETVDPDKTKQQRLLSGTPVRPAMTPNRVTLTGQRVVSEHVSNSDSRSGSIFATNSTLNNKANGTTSTRIVSGMLSIPEPRIAEIEKELREGPSSPATLLPAVPDRIPMKEPYQKITDQVSDESSSDEQGSDAHGKVSALRQTSIADNGSPVKDSSHGEDHLRNVHLADLPVSRSPSVPAQRKTSLEAKVENKSAGALAQSTGTDEPLRKLNFSEEEEEEEGEEEEQEVKRREDKEGSKINAERKTAQRSTDGEDEEGENTVLITRNDTEDKSTSNSSIQKAEFLKLMENESNELPLWLQDTVSKTTSKSKPYTTVLHKDIDNSKPDPRNIMPKHTPRSAAKKAAQLLSGKQNRNSNDVDTQRGTASSSSSDIETASSLDDDYDDKISIKENNSIKTLNLHPLKERVISEQESKSPVAENQQPSQSTDLSTNGGIDRENGIVSSQKPPASDVNTELATNLPHASREKPDAEKSFTKTSNEPVPENKSLNLRGENRDGKGSTNMPDSSTQESSGKSHLSNTSSGKPEKLLPSESQAKLTKKQEAEIKRREREAARAAKLEAAQKLKAEKEAMKIAKQKAKEEAKLAREAEAAKKKLERENKKKMKLDEARRKKHETATKKNNQASSKINEHENPTKPQSTPLQDGADRLKELKAKFTKSRAYVPAGLVPQKISRSNHDSESDSIETSSDDSSSSSDEEDSAASKKSRRLIVDTPKGSLSSVSPQKPVKHLPGVEDVPQSTQQTSSSTQETPNKIPVTRLMDMSSPNSTTQESSGRSSFLQGLPQKVRPSLSSLSDLVSRGVPDVREKSAATSQVNFQKAAESSSDDSNDEDEDSVSETSNSDSDNSSTDGSSFISAKSASTALGKKKRGSGGFASLLKDSRKA, from the coding sequence ATGTTGAAACTGCAGATTGTATTGGAGCCGCCTAGTGTGCGGAATGGTCCGATTCCCTTTGGTTTCGCCTCTAGCACGGCTGATTCATCGCAAGTTATGGCTGCGGGTTCGCTTTATGGTTCCGGTGGACCAAGGAACGCTGATACGTCGCTGCCATTTCCTTCTAATTTCAGTGCTGCGAATACCACACTTTATCCCAGTCATTTTGCCCAGTTGAAAAGGAGAAAGTTTCTTCACTTTACAAGGTCGTCTAATACACTGTTAGACCTATCAACTGAAATAGCCGAAAAATGTGAAAAGATGTACCCCTCTTTGactgaagagattgagatCTTAAGTCTCCAAGATAGCAGTGGTTGTGATTTGGACCCTGATTTTTACGTTAAGGATGTCTTCAATATTGACAACACAGTGCGAgtgatcttgaagaacgagCTGGATATAGACGAATCAGCTCCAGTTTCGTTGTATAGATCTcggaagaaaaagaagctgaatAATGGACTTGGCCAATCCCAAATGCAATCACAGGCGCCGGCTAACTCAGCACAATCGTTACCACCTgcttcatcgtcgtctACCAATGGCGGGATCTTGCAaattgcaaagaaaaggGCGTCTGGCACCATTAAGAGACATCCCATCAACTCTAACATGAGAATATCAACACCGTTGGCTCATCAAATCTACCCGCCGCCAAGCACTAATCGTGTGGCATCTAATAATTCggacgaagaggatgtAGCTGAGAGGTCTTTCTTACCTCCTCCAGCACAACCGCAATCTCCGCCGATCAGAATCAGTTCTGGTATAGAAAAATCCAAAAGAATAAGATCAGCAATGGATGAGGATACTGTCTCAAGATCGGAAACTGTGGACCCTGATAAAACGAAGCAGCAACGCTTGCTCTCGGGCACACCGGTACGGCCTGCAATGACGCCCAATAGAGTCACTCTAACGGGTCAACGAGTGGTTTCGGAACATGTGAGCAACAGCGACAGTCGAAGCGGTTCAATCTTTGCGACCAATTCTACTCTCAACAACAAAGCAAATGGAACTACTAGCACACGCATCGTTTCCGGAATGCTAAGCATACCAGAGCCCAGAATTGCTGAGATCGAGAAGGAGTTGAGAGAAGGACCTTCAAGTCCTGCAACACTTTTGCCAGCAGTGCCTGATCGTATACCCATGAAGGAACCATATCAGAAGATTACCGACCAGGTATCGGATGAGAGTTCGTCAGATGAACAAGGCTCAGATGCACATGGCAAGGTCTCCGCCCTACGTCAAACTTCGATAGCAGACAATGGCTCCCCTGTGAAGGACAGTTCACATGGTGAGGACCATTTACGCAATGTACATCTAGCAGACCTTCCAGTATCCAGAAGTCCCTCTGTCCCAGCACAAAGAAAGACCTCATTAGAAGCAAAAGTTGAAAACAAGTCTGCTGGTGCTTTGGCTCAAAGCACAGGCACGGATGAGCCATTGAGAAAACTAAActtttctgaagaagaagaggaagaagaaggggaagaagaggaacaaGAAGTGAAAAGAAGGGAAGATAAAGAAGGCAGCAAGATCAATGCAGAACGGAAAACGGCACAGCGCAGCACCGATGgagaagacgaagagggCGAGAATACCGTCCTTATTACCAGAAACGATACAGAGGATAAGTCCACTTCTAATTCAAGTATTCAAAAGGCCGAATTTTTGAAATTAATGGAGAACGAATCGAATGAGCTACCTTTGTGGTTACAGGACACAGTCTCTAAGACCACCTCGAAATCTAAGCCATACACCACAGTACTGCATAAAGATATCGATAATTCCAAACCAGACCCCAGAAATATTATGCCGAAGCATACCCCACGGAGTGCAGCCAAAAAGGCAGCTCAGCTTCTTTCGGGCAAACAAAATCGGAACTCTAACGATGTCGATACTCAGAGGGGCACCGCTAGTTCTTCTAGTAGCGATATAGAAACTGCCAGCTCGCTTGATGACGATTATGATGACAAGATATCTATCAAAGAGAACAATTCGATAAAAACGCTTAATCTGCatcctttgaaagaaagagtGATATCAGAACAAGAATCAAAATCGCCGGTTGCCGAAAATCAACAGCCTTCGCAGAGTACCGATTTGAGTACTAACGGTGGCATCGACCGGGAGAACGGCATAGTATCTTCTCAGAAGCCTCCGGCCAGTGATGTGAACACCGAGTTGGCAACCAATCTCCCTCATGCCAGCAGAGAGAAGCCGGATGCGGAAAAGTCATTTACTAAAACTTCAAACGAACCTGTTCCTGAGAATAAGAGTTTGAACCTACGTGGTGAAAACAGGGATGGCAAAGGATCGACAAACATGCCCGACTCCTCAACTCAGGAATCGTCAGGAAAGTCGCACCTTTCCAACACATCAAGCGGCAAGCCAGAGAAGTTGCTGCCCAGCGAGAGCCAAGCTAAATTAACCAAAAAGCAAGAGGCAGAAATTAAACGTCGCGAGCGTGAGGCTGCTAGGGCTGCCAAGTTGGAGGCTGCTCAGAAACTGAAAGCCGAAAAGGAGGCAATGAAAATAGCCAAAcagaaagccaaagagGAAGCCAAACTAGCCAGAGAGGCGGAagcagcgaagaagaagcttgaGCGAGAAaataagaagaaaatgaaacTAGATGAggcaagaaggaaaaagcaCGAAACCGCAACTAAGAAGAACAATCAGGCCAGTTCAAAGATCAATGAACACGAGAATCCAACAAAGCCTCAGAGCACTCCCCTGCAAGATGGAGCCGATCGGTTGAAGGAGCTGAAAGCGAAATTCACAAAGTCGAGAGCCTATGTGCCAGCGGGGTTAGTTCCTCAAAAGATTTCGCGGTCAAATCATGACTCTGAGTCTGATTCTATCgaaacttcttcagatgattctagctcatcatcagatgaagaagactCTGCGgcttccaagaaatctcgGAGGCTCATTGTCGATACGCCCAAGGGATCGCTAAGTTCTGTGTCTCCTCAAAAGCCAGTTAAACATTTGCCTGGAGTTGAAGACGTACCACAGTCCACCCAGCAaacaagctcatcgaccCAAGAAACACCTAATAAGATTCCTGTGACCAGACTAATGGATATGTCTTCACCAAATTCTACCACACAGGAAAGCTCTGGGCGATCGAGTTTCTTGCAAGGTCTTCCTCAGAAAGTACGACCATCTCTAAGTTCGTTGTCTGATCTAGTATCCAGGGGCGTTCCTGATGTTAGAGAAAAGAGTGCAGCAACGTCTCAAGTAAATTTCCAGAAAGCAGCTGAAAGTTCCAGTGACgattcaaatgatgaggatgaagactCCGTTTCAGAAACGTCAAACTCCGATAGTGATAATTCGTCAACGGATGGCAGTAGTTTCATAAGCGCAAAATCTGCAAGCACTGCCCTAgggaagaaaaagagagGCTCAGGCGGGTTTGCCTCTCTGCTCAaggattcaagaaaagcCTAG
- the SMC3 gene encoding cohesin subunit SMC3 (ancestral locus Anc_1.295), protein MHIKRVVIKGFKTYRNETIIDDFSPHHNIVIGSNGSGKSNFFAAIRFVLSDDYSNLKREERQGLIHQGSGSVMSASVEIVFHDPDHRIMLPSGVAARPDDEILVRRTVGLKKDDYQLNDRNVTKGDVVRMLESAGFSMSNPYNIVPQGRIIALTNAKDKERLQLLEDVVGAKSFEVKLHASLKKMEQTEQKRSQIAAEMKELNEKLDEMEEEKKELEKFNSLERNRKVFQFTLYDRELNDVINQIEKMDDEYGDTLQSSREYIKELDKREEMVAETSKKLRDLESLIKIKETAELTEVKAKDNELSNELASLTVKIKDLKRQIDSYDEQTVVDENNLNIINKAIESKQAQLSTINPRFEALSKDEILYKVQLAELQEKQRELLLMKGKYAHFKTREERNQWIEEEQHNLEQSLRKLEQSRDQVSEEREISIKNIGIIDEEIQELEDSVRGPGVLAELDDIDRELKNCKTRYAEKLDERKELWRSEQKLQTISETLLDAVKNSERNVNETMARSLASGIASVKEIADKLKLPEDSVFGTLGELIKVSDKYKLCAEVVGGNSLFHIVVDTDETASVIMKELYRMRGGRVTFMPLNRIFNDPNISYPPNTQASCTPLIKKIKFDAQFESAVKNVFGKTIVVRDLSTGAKIAKSYKLDAITLDGDRADKRGLLTGGYHDYHKRTRLDSLAELKTARTQHKRTCKELDQIREKLHSVDAEIDALNGSIRQATQKRETILTNVEGFRAKLNNKRSEKLFLEDTLKSLAAKFEKANINIKAAQEKIQSYSQDLASTFENQISPQKQMELQTLESSLREVQAKLNTTTEALHGITTQRDSLSAELNAKLLPQRSELETKMRRGGDPIVRELKNDLQMMIDERNALQSEKAQTAKEIARLQSELDSLREERATNQRHLEKANSQQASLLKKLQSFQKDAEKAMVKKTTLISRREELQLKIREVGLLAEDTLNRFSSLSSEELLSRLNDVSENMSGLKNVNKNAFENFKKFHDKRVDLEDRAKELEDSKLSIQNLIIKLKQQKVAAVDATFKKVSENFSAVFEQLVPRGKAKLIIHRESNSANDDDSADRDIDMEASDEDSQTSSVYTGVSISVSFNSKKNEQLHVEQLSGGQKTVCAVALILAIQMVDPAPFYLFDEIDAALDKQYRAAVANIIKTLSSKAQFICTTFRTDMLQVADKFFQVKYQNKISTVVEVDRQEAINFIRGRGRLAEV, encoded by the coding sequence ATGCATATTAAACGGGTGGTTATCAAGGGTTTCAAAACCTATCGTAACGAGACGATCATCGATGACTTTTCGCCACACCATAATATTGTAATAGGTTCCAATGGGTCAGGTAAGTCCAACTTCTTTGCTGCTATTCGGTTTGTCTTAAGTGATGACTACTCTaatttgaaaagagaagaaaggcaaGGCCTTATTCACCAAGGCTCCGGCTCTGTTATGAGTGCCTCGGTAGAGATAGTGTTCCATGATCCGGACCATCGGATCATGTTACCTTCAGGAGTAGCAGCTAGGCCAGATGACGAGATTCTGGTTAGAAGGACAGTTGgtttgaagaaagatgatTATCAGCTGAATGATAGAAACGTTACCAAGGGGGACGTGGTCCGAATGCTTGAAAGCGCAGGgttttcgatgagcaatCCATATAACATTGTACCTCAGGGTCGTATAATCGCACTGACCAATGCAAAAGACAAAGAGAGGTTACAATTGCTCGAAGATGTCGTTGGGGCTAAATCCTTCGAGGTGAAATTGCATgcctctttgaagaagatggaaCAGACTGAGCAGAAGAGGTCTCAGATAGCAGCCGAGATGAAGGAGTTGAATGAGAAATTGGACGAAAtggaagaggagaaaaaagaactggagaagttcaatAGTTTAGAGCGCAATCGGAAAGTTTTCCAGTTTACATTGTATGACCGTGAGCTTAATGATGTGATTAACcagattgaaaagatggatGACGAGTATGGTGATACACTGCAGTCCTCGCGTGAATATATCAAAGAGTTGGATAAGCGAGAAGAAATGGTTGCAGAGACTAGTAAGAAGTTGCGAGACTTGGAATCCTTGATAAAGATTAAAGAAACGGCCGAGTTGACAGAGGTTAAGGCCAAGGATAATGAACTGTCAAATGAGCTTGCCAGTTTAACTGTGAAAATTAAAGACCTAAAGAGACAAATCGATAGTTATGATGAACAAACTGTCGTGGATGAGAATAATCTGAATATCATAAATAAAGCCATTGAGTCCAAACAGGCTCAGTTATCCACTATTAATCCTAGGTTCGAAGCCCTCagcaaagatgaaattctTTACAAAGTGCAACTAGCAGAGCTACAGGAGAAACAAAGAGAATTACTGCTTATGAAAGGAAAGTATGCCCATTTCAAGACGAGGGAAGAGAGAAATCAATGGatcgaggaagagcagCATAACTTAGAGCAAAGCCTTCGAAAATTGGAGCAATCAAGGGACCAGGTTTCCGAAGAGCGTGAAATATCTATTAAAAACATAGGTAtaatcgatgaagagattcaggagctggaagattCGGTACGAGGACCAGGAGTACTGGCAGAATTGGATGACATCGATAGAGAGCTAAAAAATTGCAAGACTAGATACGCcgaaaagcttgatgagCGAAAAGAACTTTGGAGATCGGAGCAAAAATTGCAAACCATCTCAGAAACGCTACTGGACGCAGTCAAGAACTCTGAAAGGAATGTGAATGAAACTATGGCACGCAGTCTCGCTAGTGGTATTGCCAGCGTTAAAGAGATAGCAGATAAACTGAAGTTGCCTGAGGACTCTGTCTTTGGTACTCTGGGAGAGCTGATAAAGGTTAGTGACAAGTATAAGTTGTGTGCAGAAGTTGTTGGCGGTAACTCACTTTTTCATATCGTGGTTGACACCGATGAAACAGCATCCGTCATTATGAAGGAGCTCTATCGTATGCGCGGTGGAAGAGTAACTTTCATGCCATTGAACCGAATTTTTAATGATCCAAATATAAGTTATCCCCCCAACACTCAGGCTTCTTGCACGCCActgatcaaaaagatcaagTTCGATGCCCAATTTGAAAGCGCTGTCAAGAATGTATTTGGTAAAACCATTGTCGTTCGGGATCTATCAACCGGGGCCAAAATCGCCAAAAGCTATAAACTCGATGCGATAACCTTGGATGGTGATAGGGCCGATAAGAGAGGCCTGTTGACTGGTGGATATCATGATTATCACAAGAGGACAAGGTTAGATTCATTGGCCGAACTGAAAACCGCCAGGACCCAGCACAAACGAACGTGCAAAGAACTCGATCAGATTagagaaaagcttcacTCGGTTGACGCAGAAATCGATGCGTTGAATGGTTCGATTAGGCAAGCCACTCAGAAAAGAGAAACTATTCTGACCAATGTAGAAGGGTTCCGTGCAAAATTGAATAACAAAAGAAGTGAGAAACTGTTTTTAGAGGATACGCTCAAATCGCTGGCGGCTAAATTTGAAAAGGCCAATATTAACATTAAAGCTGCTCAAGAGAAAATACAGTCTTATAGTCAGGACTTGGCCTCAACGTTCGAGAACCAAATTTCTCCACAAAAGCAGATGGAACTGCAGACGTTGGAGTCCAGCCTTCGGGAAGTACAAGCTAAACTCAACACAACCACTGAGGCATTGCACGGTATTACAACACAAAGGGATTCGTTGTCAGCAGAATTGAACGCCAAATTGCTCCCTCAGAGATCAGAGCTGGAGACTAAGATGCGCCGTGGGGGTGATCCTATAGTTAGAGAACTGAAGAACGACctgcagatgatgattgatgagAGAAACGCCCTGCAGAGTGAAAAAGCACAGACCGCTAAAGAGATAGCGCGTCTGCAATCTGAGCTGGACTCCCTCCGGGAAGAGAGAGCAACTAATCAGAGACATTTGGAGAAAGCTAACAGCCAACAGGCTTCATTActgaagaaattgcagtCCTTCCAAAAGGATGCCGAAAAGGCTATGGTAAAAAAGACGACACTCATTTCTAGGCGTGAGGAGCTTCAACTGAAAATTAGAGAAGTTGGGTTACTAGCTGAAGACACACTGAACAGATTTAGCAGTTTATCAAGTGAAGAGCTTCTTAGTCGCTTGAACGATGTTAGTGAAAACATGTCGGgtttgaaaaatgtcaATAAAAATGCTTtcgaaaacttcaagaagtttcatGATAAAAGAGTAGATTTAGAAGATCGTGCCAAGGAACTCGAAGACTCTAAGCTTTCTATTCAAAATCTGATCATAAAGTTAAAGCAGCAAAAAGTTGCAGCTGTTGATGCAACGTTCAAAAAAGTCTCTGAAAACTTCAGCGCCGTATTCGAGCAATTAGTTCCAAGAGGTAAGGCTAAATTGATCATCCACCGCGAATCGAACTCTGctaatgatgatgattcCGCAGACCGTGATATTGACATGGAAGCAAGCGATGAAGATTCTCAAACTAGCTCAGTATACACAGGTGTCTCGATTTCGGTttctttcaattccaagaagaatgagCAGCTTCATGTTGAGCAGCTCTCTGGTGGACAGAAAACCGTGTGCGCCGTAGCTTTGATCCTAGCCATCCAAATGGTGGATCCAGCACCATTTTATTTGTTCGACGAGATAGATGCGGCCCTTGACAAGCAGTACCGGGCAGCTGTTGCAAATATAATAAAGACCTTATCATCGAAGGCCCAATTTATCTGCACGACCTTCAGGACTGATATGCTACAGGTAGCAGATAAGTTCTTTCAAGTGAAATATCAAAACAAAATATCTACGGTGGTTGAAGTTGACCGTCAAGAGGCGATCAACTTTATCAGAGGTCGCGGGAGGCTTGCTGAAGTGTAG
- a CDS encoding uncharacterized protein (ancestral locus Anc_1.296) yields MSEVTETFSFNHLAYLVFESVLQVVIIAVVGFWSAYAGLLPKSAQKVISAINVDLFTPCLIFSKLARSLSMAKILEISVIPLFFAVSTGVSYLSGKIMARFLQLDTDETNFVVANSIFGNSNSLPVSLTLSLAYTLPGLTWDQIPNDSRDNVASRGILYLLIFQQIGQMLRWSWGYNVLLRWSGENPENMPPSQLAAHMESGRFGEDEAESTMVSEIDTSLVSSNSFWSKTWSKTVYLINGFRSYLNPPLYAMIVSVIVASIPPVQHEFFQKDGFVNNTFSEAVAQLGSVSIPLIIIVLGSNLFPSDDTFRKTHKHKKLVIGSIVGRMILPSCFLLPIIAVAVKYINVSILDDPIFLVVGFLLTVSPPAIQLTQITQINEFFEAEMASILFWGYAVLSLPVSIVVVSAAIYVLQWANISH; encoded by the coding sequence ATGAGTGAGGTTACTGAAACTTTTTCATTCAATCATTTGGCCTATCTGGTCTTTGAATCAGTCTTACAAGTTGTTATTATCGCGGTAGTGGGTTTCTGGAGTGCGTACGCCGGCCTACTTCCGAAAAGTGCTCAGAAGGTGATTTCAGCGATTAATGTTGATCTGTTTACGCCATGTCTGATCTTCAGCAAGCTTGCGAGGTCGTTGTCGATGGCCAAGATACTGGAGATCTCGGTCATCCCGCTTTTCTTTGCGGTGAGCACCGGTGTGTCGTACCTCTCGGGTAAAATAATGGCTAGGTTTCTGCAGCTGGATACAGACGAAACGAATTTTGTGGTGGCCAACTCGATTTTTGGTAACAGTAACTCGCTGCCGGTTTCATTGACGCTTTCTTTGGCTTATACGCTGCCTGGGTTGACCTGGGACCAGATCCCCAACGACAGCAGGGACAATGTGGCGTCGAGAGGTATCCTGTACCTGTTGATATTTCAACAGATTGGACAGATGCTGAGGTGGAGTTGGGGCTACAACGTTTTGCTGCGCTGGTCTGGTGAGAATCCTGAAAACATGCCACCATCGCAACTGGCCGCGCATATGGAGAGTGGCAGATTTGGCGAAGACGAGGCCGAATCGACTATGGTCTCGGAAATTGACACTAGTCTCGTTAGCTCCAACTCTTTCTGGTCCAAAACGTGGTCTAAAACTGTCTATTTGATCAATGGGTTTAGAAGTTACTTGAATCCGCCTCTTTATGCCATGATCGTCTCCGTGATAGTGGCCTCCATTCCACCTGTGCAGCATgaattcttccaaaaggaTGGGTTTGTCAACAATACTTTCTCCGAGGCTGTCGCCCAGCTGGGTTCCGTGTCGATTCCTTTGATCATCATTGTCCTCGGCTCCAACCTGTTCCCTTCAGACGATACGTTCAGAAAGACGCACAAGCATAAAAAGTTAGTCATTGGGTCCATTGTTGGTCGTATGATTTTGCCATCCTGTTTTCTGCTCCCGATCATCGCTGTGGCAGTCAAGTACATTAACGTTAGCATCTTGGATGACCCTATCTTCCTTGTTGTTGGGTTCCTACTTACGGTTTCGCCTCCAGCAATTCAGTTGACTCAAATTACTCAAATCAATGAGTttttcgaagctgaaatGGCAAGCATTTTGTTCTGGGGTTATGCCGTGTTGAGTTTACCCGTTAGTATCGTTGTGGTCTCTGCGGCGATCTACGTGTTACAATGGGCCAACATCAGCCATTAA
- the PRY1 gene encoding sterol-binding protein (ancestral locus Anc_1.291) gives MKVTQLSLLAVAAAAVNGAVVTVTQQIPATVQGIVYVENGQTHTSYSSVGGAATDAADQVQSTSTNAVAQVAQATSVATSFSTRDTTTVSPATTSSSGETSTAEAVTTTSTTSSTPSSSSPSSSALSDFASTILNAHNSKRSLHKDTPSLSWSDKLASYAQDYADKYDCSGTLTHSGGPYGENLALGYDVTGSVDAWYNEIKSYDYNNPSFSSSTGHFTQVVWKSTTQVGCGIKQCNNAWGSYVICSYNPAGNMIGDFADNVEPLK, from the coding sequence ATGAAAGTCACCCAATTATCCTTATTGGCCGTTGCTGCCGCAGCCGTTAACGGTGCCGTCGTCACCGTCACCCAGCAGATTCCTGCTACAGTTCAAGGTATCGTATACGTCGAGAATGGCCAAACACATACCAGTTACTCCTCTGTGGGCGGCGCTGCTACTGACGCCGCtgatcaagttcaaagCACGAGCACCAATGCTGTCGCGCAGGTTGCCCAGGCAACTTCCGTTGCGACCTCATTTTCCACGAGGGACACCACAACAGTGTCTCCAGCTACAACTTCATCCAGCGGTGAAACTTCTACAGCGGAGGCTGTCACGACCACTTCCACAACCTCATCGACGCCTTCGTCGTCCTCTCCTTCATCGTCCGCTTTGTCTGACTTTGCTTCGACAATTTTGAACGCTCACAACAGCAAAAGATCGCTGCACAAGGACACTCCTTCGCTTTCTTGGTCGGACAAACTGGCTAGCTATGCTCAAGATTACGCTGATAAATACGACTGTTCGGGCACTTTGACTCATTCTGGCGGCCCTTACGGTGAAAACCTAGCATTGGGCTACGACGTGACCGGTTCCGTCGACGCCTGGTACAACGAGATCAAGTCATATGACTACAACAACCcctctttctcttcttccaccGGCCACTTCACCCAGGTCGTCTGGAAGTCCACTACTCAAGTCGGGTGCGGGATCAAGCAATGCAACAACGCCTGGGGCAGCTACGTTATCTGCAGCTACAACCCAGCTGGTAACATGATCGGCGATTTTGCTGATAACGTTGAACCATTGAAATGA